The candidate division WOR-3 bacterium region ATTATCTTTTTCTGAGCCTCAAGTCGCGCCGCTTCTATCTCATCACGCTGGGAAGCCGTCAGATCGAGCATCTCGAGTCTCATCTCAGGCATCATCCTATGCCCGTGGGGCGGTTGGCCGGGTGGGAAATTTCTACATCCCTCCTGTGCAAAACCGAGTGAAACTACGATGAAAAGAACGGCTGTTATAGAAAATATTTGTTTCATTTTAACCTCCTTCTATGAAATTAGACGGTTGCGCCGACGGAAAGGTTTAAAGAATGAAATATTTATATTATCCGCGGAGAATTATCATTCTTTCTCTTCAATCCAGACCTTTTCCATTACAACCTTAGTGACGGGTCGATCCATATAACCGGTCTTGACGTCACCGATCTTTTCCACAACATCCATCCCTTCCACCACTTTTCCTATGATGGTATAGCCGCCGTCCAGACGCGGCTGCGGAGCAAGACAGATATAAAACTGGCAACCATTGGTATTGGGTCCGCGGTTAGCCATCGCCACGGTTCCCTTCAGATGTTTGAGTGTCGGTGAAATTTCATCCTCAATCTCATAACCCGGATCACCGGTGCCGTCTCCTTTGGGACAGCCTCCCTGAATCACAAAACCTTTTATCACCCGGTGAAATGTCAGACCATCATAAAAACCTTTCTTCGTCAATTTCACGATGTTGGCGACATTTTTTGGGGCGTGTTCCGGATATAATTTAATGACGATATCCCCGAAGTCTTTTACTTTGATATTCATATATAATCCTTTCCCTAATTCCTTAACTTCACCGCCTGCTTCAACCTTTTCGGTCTTAGGTCCGGCACAGGCGAGCAAAATCAGAAAAAATGCAGCCAGATATTTCATCTTACCTCCTTTTTATGGCCATAGATTGATGAACCGCGCTGCCGTTGTAATAAACTTTCATAATAAGCCATAACCCTTGCAGCGATGTTACGCCAGGAAAGTTTAACGGCGAAATTCCGTGCATTGGTGCTCAATCTATTTCTCAAGCGGCTGTCTTCCAGAATCCGTATAACCTTATCCGCAATATCATAGGGATTGTTCTGATCGAATAACAATCCATTCATTCCGTCCTCAATTACTTCATTATATCCGGCGATATTCGATGCTGCAACAGGTCTCGCCGTAGCCATCGCTTCAGTGAGGACGATGCCGAAAACTTCGCCGCCGGTGGCGGGTGAAACATAAATATCACATGTCGCATAATAACGTGGAATCATCTCGCCGGTCACCCTCCCTTCAAAATACACGGATTCCCGCAACCTGCGGGGAACCATCTCTTTATACTGCTCCATCAAAGGACCGGCGCCGACAACAATGAGAAGTGCATCTTCAATTCTCTTCTTTATCAAAGGATACGCCTTCAAGAGCTTATCAAGCCCTTTTCTCGGATCGAGTCTGCCCAGGAATAATATCTTCGGTCTGTCTGCAGGAAATTTTTCGAGGGGTTTCACCTCAGGATGGAATCGCTCGGTATCGACGCCGTTTGGAATTATACGGTAGGGAATCGGAAAATGCGGAAACGTGGTCAATGAAGCGGTTTTCGACGGATAGATTACACCGTGTAGTTTCTTATGATACATACGCTTGAAGAAGACCTTCGCGAACTTATATAGATTCACACCGGTGAAAGCGGTGTGGAACGTCGCAACATTCACTGCCCTGGAATAGTGGAGCGCCCAGTAAGGCAGATTCCAGCCGATGGGACCGTTTGTATGTATGATGTCGAATCTTTCATTCCGCACGAAGTTTCTCACCAGAATGGGTAATCTATGATGAAAGGTGAAGGTGATCGTCGCTTTGTTCCCGTTGAAGAAAAAACACTTTCCGATTCGTCTTGTCTTAAGATCATCATGATACGGTTCAGAATAATGTGGTGCCAGAATCACGACTTCATTGTCGAGGTCTTCCAGGTATTTACCGAGAAAATGCATATATTCTGACACGCCTCCGGGATGCGGATAGTATGAATCAGATGATAGAAGTATTTTCATAGAACGTTTGCTATAATAATAACAAGAAATCCGCCGATGTCAAATGTTTTATTGCACCAATAAAAAATAGCCCTGTTTGATTTACAGACCATCCTTTTCCCTGTCATTTCTTCGTTCTACTCAGGACGGAGGGCGAAGGGCTAAGGGCATAGGGCGAAGGGCGGAGGGCATAGGGAGCGGTGCTGGAAGAAAGCTGCGCTGGAAGGGATGCACTTCGTGCATGGAAGGGAGCTGCGCTGGAAAAAAGAGAGATTCTTCGTCCGCCTGCGGCGGACTCAGAATGACAAGGAGGAGCGTTTAGAGCGTTGTGAGCGTTGGAAACGGAGAGCGGGAGAAAGGGGGAAACGGAGAATGGGAGAAGGGAGAAATGGAAATATGAGAAAAGTGAAGAGGAGTCAGATAACCTTCATATTGACATCCTCGGCACGCGCAATATAATGAAAAGTGCAGCAAAAATTTCGAATCTCCGGCATTGTAACACTGCTGTTATTAATCGGTCTGCTGTTGAGAACAGGTGCTCTCCTTGGAACAAAAGCGTATGAACATCCCGGGGCATGGGAATACGGTGACATCGCACAGAATATCGCCGCAGGCAATGGTTTCAGTCGCGTGGCTCGGTTCAGTGACTCCTTAGAACCCACTTCCAGTCATGCTCCTTTATATCCGTATCTCCTCGCCTTTTCATATAAAACGACCGGCGGCGCCGTACCGCTTTTAATATTACAGATAATTCTTTCCACAATAACCATCCTGCTGATACATCAAACCGCCCTGCTTCTGTTCAACAGAACCGCCGCATCCATAAGCGCCCTGTTCATCTGCCTCTACCCTCCTTTGATTTACTACTCCATTAAACTCACGCCGACGACGCTCTTTCTCTTTTTACTCGCTTCCACAATCCTGTTGATTTTAAAACTGAACAACGCCCGCCGCCGAACCGCAATCGCCGCCGGGTTTACACTCGGCCTGTCAATATTGTGCAATCCCGTCGCTTTCAGCCTCATTCCCGCCATCATATTACACTGGATCATCACGGGAAGGAAAATCCTGAAACAATATATCATTCTGTTCGTCATCACCCTGCTCACCCTCATTCCCTGGACAATCAGAAATTATGCGGTCCACCACTCGCTCATCCCAATCACTACACAGGCGGGAGTGAATTTCTGGATCGGCAACAATCCCCATGCGACCGGCACAGATTACTATAAAGTATCTTCGCCTGAACAGGGTGATTTTGTTCTCATGGTTGAAACCCTGCCGCGGAGCATGAAACAGAACCTGATCTCATATACGGAAATCGAACGTGCGAATTTTTTTCTGTCTGAGGGAATGAAGTTCATTAAAAAAGAACCCGCAAAATTCATCATCCTCCTCTGCAAAAAGGCCCTTTATTTCTGGTGGTTC contains the following coding sequences:
- a CDS encoding peptidylprolyl isomerase gives rise to the protein MNIKVKDFGDIVIKLYPEHAPKNVANIVKLTKKGFYDGLTFHRVIKGFVIQGGCPKGDGTGDPGYEIEDEISPTLKHLKGTVAMANRGPNTNGCQFYICLAPQPRLDGGYTIIGKVVEGMDVVEKIGDVKTGYMDRPVTKVVMEKVWIEEKE
- a CDS encoding glycosyltransferase family 1 protein, whose product is MKILLSSDSYYPHPGGVSEYMHFLGKYLEDLDNEVVILAPHYSEPYHDDLKTRRIGKCFFFNGNKATITFTFHHRLPILVRNFVRNERFDIIHTNGPIGWNLPYWALHYSRAVNVATFHTAFTGVNLYKFAKVFFKRMYHKKLHGVIYPSKTASLTTFPHFPIPYRIIPNGVDTERFHPEVKPLEKFPADRPKILFLGRLDPRKGLDKLLKAYPLIKKRIEDALLIVVGAGPLMEQYKEMVPRRLRESVYFEGRVTGEMIPRYYATCDIYVSPATGGEVFGIVLTEAMATARPVAASNIAGYNEVIEDGMNGLLFDQNNPYDIADKVIRILEDSRLRNRLSTNARNFAVKLSWRNIAARVMAYYESLLQRQRGSSIYGHKKEVR
- a CDS encoding glycosyltransferase family 39 protein, with amino-acid sequence MQQKFRISGIVTLLLLIGLLLRTGALLGTKAYEHPGAWEYGDIAQNIAAGNGFSRVARFSDSLEPTSSHAPLYPYLLAFSYKTTGGAVPLLILQIILSTITILLIHQTALLLFNRTAASISALFICLYPPLIYYSIKLTPTTLFLFLLASTILLILKLNNARRRTAIAAGFTLGLSILCNPVAFSLIPAIILHWIITGRKILKQYIILFVITLLTLIPWTIRNYAVHHSLIPITTQAGVNFWIGNNPHATGTDYYKVSSPEQGDFVLMVETLPRSMKQNLISYTEIERANFFLSEGMKFIKKEPAKFIILLCKKALYFWWFAPLQINGSPDANKYRNFHIVLYLPVLILGLCGVFFSLYHPVNKKAVFITCFIILLSLIYIITHVGLIRYRMPVEIYLMMFGSFTLSRFLHRRFFK